ACGACATCGTGACTGGTCATTCCCGCCGGCTTGTCCACGATGACCAGGCCTGCCTCTGACTTGCTCCTCGCCGCCGCGGCCCGGCTCACAGGACGATCGCCGTCACGGCCAGGCCGTCGCGCACCGTCCAGCGCCCGCCAAGTGCGGTGAGTGGTGGTCCGTGCTCGGCCGCCGGATCGATGAGAATCTCCGACCGGAACGAACCCGCGGTTCCGGAGCCATCGACGGCGAAAGTGATGTGGGCATCCTCGAAGCCCAGCCACCGGTGGGTCAGCGGGTACCACGCCTTGTACGTTGCCTCCTTGGCACAGAACAGGATCCGGTCCCAGTGCAGATCGCCGGGCAGTGCGCGCAGTTCGTCTCGCTCGACCGGGAGCGTGATCGCTTCGAGGACCCCGTTGGGCAGCACGTCGTGCGGTTCGGCGTCGATGCCCACAGAGCGCACGTCACCAGCGCGGCCCACGACCGCGCCGCGGAACCCCTGGCAGTGCGTCAGGCTTCCGACCACACCGTCTGGCCAGCACGGTTCGCCCTTGTCGCCCTTGAGGATCGGGACGGGGCCGACGCCGAGCTCGCGCAGCGCCTGGCGCGCGCAGTACCGCACCGTGACGAATTCGTTGCGACGCTTGGCGACCGAGCGCGCGATCAGCGGCTCCTCTTCGGGCAGCGGCGTGAGGCCGGGCGGGTCCTCGTAGAGTTCGGCCGAGGCGACGCGGTCCGGAAGAACCAGGGAAAGCAGGCTGTCTGTCATAGTCCTCGTCTGGATTTGATGCGGTCCTGCATCTGCTTTGCGTTGGCCCGCATCTCGGCGGTGATCTCGAAATGTCCGCCGAACTCGTTGAGATAGCCCGGCGCGTAGTTGGGGTCCGGCAGGATCTGGCGCAACCAGCGGTACGGCTTGCGGCGGCGCCACTCACGCGGGTAGCCGACCGACACCTCTTCGAAGCGGACGTCGTCGTACCACGTGGTGCGCGGAATGTGCAGGTGGCCGTACACCGAGCAGACTGCGTTGTAGCGCGTGTGCCAGTCGGCGGTGGCCGTGGTGCCGCACCACAGCGAGAACTCCGGGTAGAACATCGCGTCGCAGGGTTCGCGGACCAGCGGGAAGTGGTTGACCAGCACCGTCGGCGTCATCCAATCGAGGCCCTCGAGGCGTTTGCGGGTCAACGCCACGCGGTCGCGGCACCACGCGTCGCGCGTCGCGTACGGCTCGCACGACAGCAGGAACTCATCGGTGCCGACGATGTTGCGTTCCTTGGCGATTGCGAGGCCCTCGGCCTTGGACGACGCGCCCTCGGGCAAAAACGTGTAGTCGTACAGGAGGAACATCGGCACGATCGTGGCCGGTCCGCCCTGTTCGGTCCACACCGGGAACGGGTGCTCCGGGGTGACGACGCCCATCTGGTCACACATGTCGACCAGGTAGTCGTAGCGGGCGCGCCCGAAGATCTGCATCGGGTCCTTGTTCGTCGTCCACAGTTCGTGGTTGCCGGGGACCCAGATGACCTTCGCGAACCGCTTCCGCAGCAGGTCGAGCGCCCACCGGATCTCGTCGGTGCGCTCACCGACGTCGCCCGCGACGATCAGCCAGTCGTCCGGCGTCGCGGGGTACAGCGACTCGGTGACCGGCTTGTTGCCGGTGTGACCGGTGTGCAGATCGCTGATCGCCCACAGAACCGGCTGTCGATCCCTCGAATCATGGTCAGTCACCACAACCGTTCAGCCTAACC
This genomic window from Mycolicibacterium goodii contains:
- a CDS encoding metallophosphoesterase family protein — protein: MVTDHDSRDRQPVLWAISDLHTGHTGNKPVTESLYPATPDDWLIVAGDVGERTDEIRWALDLLRKRFAKVIWVPGNHELWTTNKDPMQIFGRARYDYLVDMCDQMGVVTPEHPFPVWTEQGGPATIVPMFLLYDYTFLPEGASSKAEGLAIAKERNIVGTDEFLLSCEPYATRDAWCRDRVALTRKRLEGLDWMTPTVLVNHFPLVREPCDAMFYPEFSLWCGTTATADWHTRYNAVCSVYGHLHIPRTTWYDDVRFEEVSVGYPREWRRRKPYRWLRQILPDPNYAPGYLNEFGGHFEITAEMRANAKQMQDRIKSRRGL
- the pptT gene encoding 4'-phosphopantetheinyl transferase PptT yields the protein MTDSLLSLVLPDRVASAELYEDPPGLTPLPEEEPLIARSVAKRRNEFVTVRYCARQALRELGVGPVPILKGDKGEPCWPDGVVGSLTHCQGFRGAVVGRAGDVRSVGIDAEPHDVLPNGVLEAITLPVERDELRALPGDLHWDRILFCAKEATYKAWYPLTHRWLGFEDAHITFAVDGSGTAGSFRSEILIDPAAEHGPPLTALGGRWTVRDGLAVTAIVL